Part of the Methanobacterium sp. Maddingley MBC34 genome, CTCATTTACACCTAATTTAGAGAGAGCATTCACAGCTTCTTCATGTCTTAATTCTGCAATTCCAGTGGAACTATTTTTATTATTTTTTTCAAGGTACTGGGACAGTTCTTCTGGTGTGGCTGCACTGCTACCATCAGTCATCACCACCACCGTAACAGTGGCATTCCTATCCCTGGCCTTTTTTATCAACCCTCCGGCAGCCAGTGATTCATCATCTGGATGGGGAGCGAAAACCAGGATTCGATCATTACTATGAATTTCAGGCATTCGGGAGTATCCTGGAGTATTCATATAGTTTAAAAATAAATAGGATATGGTAATAATCGTGATTAAACCTATAACTATTAAAAGCAGTTTTTTACGGGTGAAATGTAGGGGGGATTGAGGTGAAGTGTTAGTCATATCAAATACCTTTAATCCTTTTATTATTTTCTCTCAATTTATAGGATGAAGATTAATAAAACTATTTTTAAATTAATCAGTGACCTAAATGTTATTTATGTTCAAATCAATAACTTCCAATTAAAATACCATCTAGCTTAGTTACCCTTTATTATTGTTCATCATCTTAGACACAGGTGTGCCAATGGAATATGAAAAAATAACTAAAAATAAATCTGTTCTATTATTATTGATTCCTGCCATCCTGGCATTCAGCATGGCCCTTATTCCCACTTTAAAGTACCAGTGGCCCCTAAGCTGGGATATATATTATCATGTGCACCTGGCCAAACTTTACCTAGAACAGGGACTCACCTTATGGGACCCTTTAACCTATGCCCCATTCGGTAGGCCAATTTTCTATCCTCCTTTCTTCCATTATCTTTTGGCGGCATTTGCTACCCTTTTAAAAGTTGATCCCTTCCAGATAGCCCGGTATCTTCAACCAGTTTTTGCATTTGCACTGGTTTTATCATTCACCTATGTTGCTAGGCAGTTTTACAACTTAAGGGTGGCCCTCTTAGCTGGATTCTTTTTGTTTTTCACATCGGTATTCCATCGTGCCATGCTACCCTTACCGGAAACCCTGGCCTTAATTTTATTCCCCATAGCAGTATACTTTTATTACCGTGCACTGGAAGGTGATGGGTATAAATTCGCTGTTTTAGGAGGTATTATCAGTGGGTTGATGATGTTAACCCATAATTTAACTGGATTAATAATGCTGGGGGTGGCCCTGCTTTTCACATTAGCCCTTAAACTGAGAAAAGATAAAGTCGAGTACAAGTCTTTATGGATATTCCTGGTATTCACCCTTATAGTAGCCGCTCTGTGGTGGCTTCCCTTGATGATACAATATGGTTTCACTTTCCACAACCCACAGGCTGTTATCCAGGGACCCGTGGAGTATTTAATCATTCTAGCCAAGACAGTAGGAGTTCCTGCCCTAATTTTCGCCATTTTGTGGGTAATTTTCATGATAAAGGGATTCAATAAGGTTAATATGGAAAAATGGCATAATCGCCTGTTGCGTAAGGAGATTTTACTAATCACGTGGATTTTATTTCTATTAATATTAAGTAATGCCTATTTACTGGGATTTTCCATACTTATAGATCGTATATTGAACTTCGCAGTCTTCCCCCTAATGCTTGTAGCTGCACTTGGCTTGGAACACATTCATTCTTTTAATAAAAAACTGGTTTATGACCGAATATACAAAGTTATAGTTATCCTTTTAATTATCTCCGCAGTTTTTTCAGGATTATTCTATGCTTTATCTGTAAAACCGCTGGTCAATGATTCTCAAAGAGACTTAGCTCAGTGGTTTGCGGATAATGGGGATGGAAAGAGCGTGGTGATGTCCCTAACTGAAGGACTTGATCCGGTGATTGTTTCGGTTTCCAGGCAACCAGTTTCCACGGGAGGTTACCAGCCAGGTATGGTTAAAGTCCTTGATCGAAACCTTTACTACAGTGGAAATTTCACTGAAGAAGATGTTAAGAGGGATAAAATTGGATACTTTGTGGAACAGTCTCCGATAAATCATCCCGGTTATTTCACCCTGGTTTACCAGAACAAAGATTATAAAGTCTGGAGGGTAGATATCTAGATTGAGTAGTTGGTGTTGATAAAAACCATCGAGTTTGATAACGGTATTTAGATCATAATTCCCTATTAATACAATGTCAAGAGCGGATTAAACATAGATTATTATTGTAAAATTAGGAATTAATTAATATAATCAATTTAAAATTAAATCAAACGTTTACATGAAAGTTTTACAGGAAGTGCTCTTATGAAAAAGTTATTCGGAACATTCGGAGTTAGAAGAATTGCCAATGAAGTATTAACACCTGAATTCGCATCAAAACTGGCTGTAGCATACGGAACACTGGTCAAAGGATGGGTAGCAGTTGGGGGAGATCCCAGAACATCCACTCCTCTCATAAAACACGCAGTTATATCTGGACTTCTCTCATCTGGATGTCAAGTGGTTGATCTGGGAATATTACCCACGCCTGCAGTACAATATGCAGTGCGGAATTACTACGATGGTGGAATCATAATCACTGCCTCCCACAACCCACCACAGTACAACGGGATTAAATTCGTAGATGAAGATGGAATAGGCATAGCCGAGGATATGGAACTTGAAATAGAGGACATGTATTTCAATGAAAACCCCGACAGGGTGGCATGGGATGAGATTGGTGACGTAACCACCAATCAGGGCCTGGTTGATGAGTACATTGATGAAGTGATACAGCGCGTGGACCACGATGCCATTAAAAAAGCCAATCTCAAGGTGATAGTGGATTGTGGTAGTGGAGCAGCCTGCTTCACCACACCATACATTCTCCGTAAACTGGGATGTGAGGTAACCACTTTAAACTGCCAGCCTGATGGTCACTTCCCTGGGAGAAACCCGGAGCCAACTGAGGACAATCTCCAGGAACTCATTAAAACAGTGAAAGCAACTGGGGCAGATCTGGGAATTGCCCATGATGGGGATGCTGATCGTACCATCTGCATAGATGAGAATGGAAACTTTGTAATGGGGGATAAAACCTTCGCACTGGTGGAAAAACAGTTACTAAAAGAAAACCAGGGAGGACTCATAGTAACCACCGTGGCCACATCCACTGCAATCTATGATATAGCCAAGGAATACGGTGGAACAGTAAAGGCAACAAGGGTTGGTGACCTTCTGGTTGCCAGGGAACTCAAAGAAAGCGATGGATTATTTGGTGGAGAAGAAAACGGAGGCCTTATTTTCCCTGACTTCGTTTTAGGTAGGGATGCTGCCCTATCCACTGCTAAAATTGTGGAAATCATGGCACTCACCAAAAAACCGTTATCTGAGCTGGTGGCGGAACTTCCAGCCTATCAGTCAGTGAAGATGAAAGTGGAATGTCCTGATGAACGTAAACAGGAAATAATGGATAAAATCGCCTTAGATACTAAGGAATATGAAATTGACACCACTGATGGAGTGAAGATTTTCCGGGATGAAGGATGGCTCATAATCAGACCATCCGGAACAGAACCAATCTTCAGATGCTTTGCAGAAGCTAAAAATACTGCTGATGCCACAAAAATGGCAGAATGGGGTATATCTATGGTTAATAAGCATTTGGGAAACTAATAAATTATTTTTGAGTAATTATTTTTTTCCTAACCTATTTTTACCTATTTTTCCTTTCTTTTTTGTCCAGGGTCATTAAAATAAAAGCCATAAAATTCGGCACAATAAGCGCATAATGGAAATTTCCCGTAACGGTAGCGGCTTCCATCCTCTTTATTCATATCAAACTTTTTACCGCAAGTGTAACAGATTTCGATTTTTTCAGCTTTTTTATTTTCTTCATTATCCTGAATGTTAACACCACCATGAATTATTAGTCTAAATTAGTCTATTTAATCATTTACAGGGAATGGATATGTCTGTGGTATTGTCAATGGTTTAATTTGGGTAGGTGATTGAGGTCATTCCTTTAGATTATTCCTTTAGATTAATTCTAATATTTATGGTTTGACTTTATCTATGGTTTAACTTCAGTGGGATTGTCATGGGAAAATCGAAAAATAAATTATGAACTCTGCACAAAAAATAAGATCATGAATAAAAAAAGAAAAATTGCCTGGGGGATTACGGGAAGCGGTGAAAAACTGGTGGAAACAGTAGAAATCATGCAACAGATGAGGGATGAATATCATAAACAATTCGACATCAGGGTGTTCATATCTAAGGCAGGAGACCAGGTTTTAAAATATTATAATCTCTCCAATACTTTGGAGACTAAATTCGATAAGACCTGGACTGAAATTAACTCTAATGCTCCCTTCCTGGCTGGACAGATTCAGCTGGGAAGATATGCATTCTTATTGGTGGCTCCGGCAACATCCAACACAGTGGCCAAGATATCACTGCGCATAGCAGACACCTTACTCACCAATGCGGCTATAATGGGTCAAAAAACTAACACACCACTTTACATCATGCCCACAGACTTCAGGGAAGGTATTGTCACTACCAAACTACCTAATGGTAAAGATTTGGAGTTGACCATAACCAAAGAGGATGCAGAGCACGTGGAAAAACTGTCAGCAATGGAAAGTACCAATGTATTTGAAAATCCTGAAGAAATCCCAGCTATATTCCGTGAGCATGCTGAAATGCTTAAGTGATCTTTTAAGTTATTATATAGGCTTTTGAAGATTTTTGGGGCATTTTAAGGTCTAAAAAGGGCGATTAAGCATGGCTATTAAATGGATTTTAAAGGCCCTAAATGAGTTTTTAAAGTCTTAAAGTAGTTCTTTTCGCAGTTGTAATGTAACACTGAACTTTTTGATTGGAAGGTCCTCATCTACGTCATCGTTGAAGGGTGAGATCCCCCTGAAATAGTATTCCACTGGTCCAGTATTATCAATATCCACAGGCACAGTTTCCATATCGTTTAGCGCATCAAAAAAATCGTGTATTTCCATTAATTTATCTTCAGGGCCACTGAATTTAACAATCATGGCTCCTTCTCTTCTGTTTTGGAGTGATATGTATTTGTCATCCACATCTATGGGTTTATCTTTCTTTTTACTCCCACTAACCCTATGAAATACAATATTTGCCATAATATAACCCCCTAAACTGTTTTATGCTGTATATTAATTGTTTTTTCTGGAATATAAAATTTGAGATATTGAATGATATTATCAACTGGATTCAAGAATATGGATTTCAAGAATATTAAATAATGATTTTAGATAATCCTTAGGATTTGGCTGTTTATAAAAAGAACATTTTTAAGAGAATAATTAAGTTTTTTTAGAAAATAAAAAAATAGTAAAAATTAAAGGTCTCGGTATTGAGATAATAGTCAATTATTCTTTAATTATAATTTATAACCTATTTTTCGGAGGAATTTATGCCTATCAGTTACATCTTCTTCAGTCTCAATACCTTGTGGTTTGGATCCATCAACAACTCCAATTATTCCCCTTCCCTGTTTAGTTTCCACAATCAGAACCTGTACTGGGTTGGCAGTGGCGCAGAAAAGATTAACCACCTCAGGCACATCCTTGATTCGTTGAGTCAGATTTAGGGGGAATGCTTTAGCCAGGAAGATCAGGAAACTATGACCACAGGCTAACTCCAGCATTTTTTCACCGGCTAGCTTCTCCAGATCTTCATTGTTTCCTGCGGTTCTTACCAAGCAGTCTCCTGAAGCCTCTCCAAATGCAAGGCCAAACTCTGCCTGGGGTACAGTGTTTACTATGGCCTCGTAAAGGTCTTCTACAGTTTTTATGAAGTGGCTCTGCCCTAAAATAAGATTACAATCTTTTGGTGCTTCCAGTATAACCATTTTGATATCCATTTCCATATCAATCCCCTCTAATTTTAGGTTAACATTATATTGATATGAATTACATTCACATGAAATTATTTTCTGCACATGAATTATTTTGAGTTGTATATTTAATATTTTGAGTTATACTGTTTAATAATTGGGGTTCATGGCATGTTAATTTAACTTTTCAATGGATTGTTTCACAGGGATTATCTCCCATTTCAAGGGATTATTTCCCATTATTTTGAAGATTTTTTACAGGTTATTCTGGTCATTGGTAATTTATTTATAGTAGCAAAATTAAATTGTCATTAACAATCATTATAAAATTGGTGTAAAATTATAGATATAAGATGGGGCATATATCCAAAGAGATAAAAATTGAACTATCTTATATGGACATATTAAAATAAAATCCTGTTAGTTTTATAAACCATTGGCAAACTAGCCAAAGGCTTGATTAAAAAGGCTTAAATCACATTTAATGTGAGGTTTTAGTTATGAAAGAGAAGATGAAGGAAATCGGGCTGAGAATAACAGAACTTCGAGATCTCTCGGATATCAGCATTCAGGACATGGCAGATTACCTGCATATTCCCCTGGAAACCTACCAGGAGTATGAAACAGGGAAAAAAGACATCCCTGCCAGCATCCTCTACGAAATCGCTCATAAAATGGAAGTGGACATGGGTTTGCTATTAACTGGAGAAGAAACCCGGATGCACATTTTCAGTGTAACCAGAAAGGGAAAAGGAGTGGAAGTGGGCCGCAGAAAACAGTACCAGTACGAAAATCTTGCTGAAAAATTCATACACAAAAAAGCAGAACCCTTTATTGTCACTGCAGAACCTAAAAATGATGGAATGAAACCTACTACCAATTCACATCCTGGACAGGAGTTTGATTACGTTTTAGAAGGTGTGTTGAAAATTTACATACACGATAATGAGATCATTCTCAATGAAGGGGATTCAATTTTCTTTGATTCCTCCTATGAGCATGCTATGGAAGCTCTGGAAAGTAAACCAGCCAAATTCCTGGCAATTGTACTGTAAATGGATTAAAACAATACTAAAATTGATTATAAATTATAAAAATCCAATATAATTTAAAATACCCCTTAAAAATTAATAAATAATTATTGATTAAAATAACTGGTGATAAAAATGTCATCTTTACTTGAAAAATTCGTTTCACAGGTAGATTTTGAGTCTTATCCTGATTTTAAGGATAATTTCCGTATAAAAATACCTGAAAACTTCAACTTTGCCTATGATGTTGTGGATGAATATGCCAGATTGTATCCTGAAAAAGTGGCCATGGTATGGTGCAACGATGATACTGAACATATATTCACCTTTAAAGACCTGAAAGAATACTCTGATAGAGCTGCCAACTTCTTCGCCCAGCAGGGCATAAAAAAGGGAGACCGGGTAATGCTCACCTTAAAAAGCCGTTATGAGTTCTGGTTCTGCATCCTGGCCCTGCACAAATTGGGTGCCATAACCATCCCCGCCACCCACATGCTCAAAACCAGGGATATCGTTTACCGCATAAAAAATGCAGGTATCAAAATGGTGGTTTGTATAGCTGAAGATGGAGTACCGGGATATTTCGATGAAGCCCACCTAAAATTGGAAGACACTACTTTTTTAAAGGCAATGGTGGGTGGTGATGATAGAGAAGGATGGTTCAACTTCCACAAAGAAATTGAGAAGGCATCCCCTGAATTCCAGCGCCCTACTGGAGAGGAAAACACTCAAAACGAGGATATCGAGCTTATTTACTTCTCTTCTGGAACCACAGGCCTGCCCAAGATGATCATGCACGATTTTACTTACCCTCTGGGTCATATAATAACCGCAAAATATTGGCAAAACGTTATAGAAGATGGATTGCACTACACTGTGGCGGACACTGGCTGGGCCAAGGCAATGTGGGGCCAAATATACGGGCAATGGATCTCAGGCACTGCCATCTTTGTATACGACTATGAACGATTCGATGCAGCAAAAATGCTGGAAAAGGCTTCTTATCATGGAGTAACTACATTCTGTGCACCACCCACCATATACAGATTCCTCATAAAAGAAGATCTATCTCAGTATGACTTTTCAACCTTAAAATACGCGGTAACTGCTGGAGAACCCCTGAACCCCGAGGTATACAATAAATTCCATGAATTCACTGGCTTGAGTTTAAGGGAAGGATTCGGCCAGACAGAATGCGTAGTCTGCATTGCCAACTTCCCCTGGATAAAACCCAGACCGGGATCCATGGGGAAACCCTCACCAGAATATAACATCCAGATCATGAATAATGAGGGTAATGAGTGCGATGTGGGTGAAGAAGGAGAAATAGTAATAAAAACTGCCGATGGTAAACCCCCAGGTTTATTCTGCGGATACTACAAGGAAGAGAATAAAACAGAAGCTGCCTGGTACGATGGATACTACCACACCGGTGACACCGCCTGGAAGGATGAAGATGGCTATCTCTGGTTCGTGGGACGTAACGATGACATGATAAAAAGTTCAGGATACCGTATTGGTCCTTTCGAAGTTGAAAGTGCAGTGATATCTCATCCAGCTGTCCTGGAATGTGCCATTACCGGAGTCCCTCACTCAGTAAGGGGGCAGGTGGTAAAAGCCACCATAGTACTAACTGGGGACTATGAACCCACTCCTGAACTGGCCAATGAAATTCAAAACCATGTTAAACAGGTAACTGCACCATACAAATATCCTCGAGTGGTGGAATTTGTGGATGAACTGCCCAAAACCATCAGTGGAAAAATCCGCCGGGTAGAAATCCGGGAAAAAGATGAAAAAGAATAATAAAGTGTTTTATGTAGGGTAGTGGCTATTGGAATGAAAATGATTTATTGCCATTTAAACCCTTTTCCCGATTTTTTAAGGTTTAATACAGATTAATATTGTATATTGAAGTTAAGGATGATATGAATCATGACAAATCGCAAGAAAGAACCTTATCCGGTTTTCAATGAACTGGAATGTAAGGCATGTGAACGTTGCATACTCGCCTGCCGTGCAGGTGTCCTCAAAATGAGTGAAGACATCAATGAACGTGGTTACCATTATGCAGAATACACTGGAAAAGGATGCACTGGTTGCGGGGACTGCTATTACACCTGCCCGGAACCTCTGGCTGTGGAAGTTCACATACCTCGAAGATCCCGAAACAAAGATCAAAAAACAAATAATGACCAAGGGGATAAGGAGGAAGAAAAATGACTATACAGCTAATAAAAGGCAACACTGCAGTTATCGTCGGGGCAATGTATGCAGGCTGTGATTGCTTCTTCGGATACCCCATCACACCAGCATCCGAGGTCTTACACGAAGCCTCACTCTACTTCCCTAAAGTAGGCCGGAAATTCGTACAGGCTGAATCAGAGGAAGCCTCCATAAACATGGTTTATGGGGCAGCTGCAGCCGGCCATAGGGTCATAACTGCCTCTTCAGGGCCTGGAATCAGTCTTATGCAGGAGGGTATATCCTTCCTTGCAGGAGCAGAACTTCCATGCGTCCTGGTGGATATCATGCGTGCTGGTCCTGGTCT contains:
- a CDS encoding hypothetical protein (PFAM: Adenosine specific kinase); translated protein: MEMDIKMVILEAPKDCNLILGQSHFIKTVEDLYEAIVNTVPQAEFGLAFGEASGDCLVRTAGNNEDLEKLAGEKMLELACGHSFLIFLAKAFPLNLTQRIKDVPEVVNLFCATANPVQVLIVETKQGRGIIGVVDGSKPQGIETEEDVTDRHKFLRKIGYKL
- a CDS encoding acyl-CoA synthetase/AMP-acid ligase (PFAM: AMP-binding enzyme), which produces MSSLLEKFVSQVDFESYPDFKDNFRIKIPENFNFAYDVVDEYARLYPEKVAMVWCNDDTEHIFTFKDLKEYSDRAANFFAQQGIKKGDRVMLTLKSRYEFWFCILALHKLGAITIPATHMLKTRDIVYRIKNAGIKMVVCIAEDGVPGYFDEAHLKLEDTTFLKAMVGGDDREGWFNFHKEIEKASPEFQRPTGEENTQNEDIELIYFSSGTTGLPKMIMHDFTYPLGHIITAKYWQNVIEDGLHYTVADTGWAKAMWGQIYGQWISGTAIFVYDYERFDAAKMLEKASYHGVTTFCAPPTIYRFLIKEDLSQYDFSTLKYAVTAGEPLNPEVYNKFHEFTGLSLREGFGQTECVVCIANFPWIKPRPGSMGKPSPEYNIQIMNNEGNECDVGEEGEIVIKTADGKPPGLFCGYYKEENKTEAAWYDGYYHTGDTAWKDEDGYLWFVGRNDDMIKSSGYRIGPFEVESAVISHPAVLECAITGVPHSVRGQVVKATIVLTGDYEPTPELANEIQNHVKQVTAPYKYPRVVEFVDELPKTISGKIRRVEIREKDEKE
- a CDS encoding putative membrane protein, required for N-linked glycosylation (PFAM: Oligosaccharyl transferase STT3 subunit), whose amino-acid sequence is MEYEKITKNKSVLLLLIPAILAFSMALIPTLKYQWPLSWDIYYHVHLAKLYLEQGLTLWDPLTYAPFGRPIFYPPFFHYLLAAFATLLKVDPFQIARYLQPVFAFALVLSFTYVARQFYNLRVALLAGFFLFFTSVFHRAMLPLPETLALILFPIAVYFYYRALEGDGYKFAVLGGIISGLMMLTHNLTGLIMLGVALLFTLALKLRKDKVEYKSLWIFLVFTLIVAALWWLPLMIQYGFTFHNPQAVIQGPVEYLIILAKTVGVPALIFAILWVIFMIKGFNKVNMEKWHNRLLRKEILLITWILFLLILSNAYLLGFSILIDRILNFAVFPLMLVAALGLEHIHSFNKKLVYDRIYKVIVILLIISAVFSGLFYALSVKPLVNDSQRDLAQWFADNGDGKSVVMSLTEGLDPVIVSVSRQPVSTGGYQPGMVKVLDRNLYYSGNFTEEDVKRDKIGYFVEQSPINHPGYFTLVYQNKDYKVWRVDI
- a CDS encoding phosphoglucosamine mutase (PFAM: Phosphoglucomutase/phosphomannomutase, alpha/beta/alpha domain III; Phosphoglucomutase/phosphomannomutase, alpha/beta/alpha domain II; Phosphoglucomutase/phosphomannomutase, C-terminal domain; Phosphoglucomutase/phosphomannomutase, alpha/beta/alpha domain I~TIGRFAM: phosphoglucosamine mutase) yields the protein MKKLFGTFGVRRIANEVLTPEFASKLAVAYGTLVKGWVAVGGDPRTSTPLIKHAVISGLLSSGCQVVDLGILPTPAVQYAVRNYYDGGIIITASHNPPQYNGIKFVDEDGIGIAEDMELEIEDMYFNENPDRVAWDEIGDVTTNQGLVDEYIDEVIQRVDHDAIKKANLKVIVDCGSGAACFTTPYILRKLGCEVTTLNCQPDGHFPGRNPEPTEDNLQELIKTVKATGADLGIAHDGDADRTICIDENGNFVMGDKTFALVEKQLLKENQGGLIVTTVATSTAIYDIAKEYGGTVKATRVGDLLVARELKESDGLFGGEENGGLIFPDFVLGRDAALSTAKIVEIMALTKKPLSELVAELPAYQSVKMKVECPDERKQEIMDKIALDTKEYEIDTTDGVKIFRDEGWLIIRPSGTEPIFRCFAEAKNTADATKMAEWGISMVNKHLGN
- a CDS encoding archaeoflavoprotein AfpA (PFAM: Flavoprotein~TIGRFAM: archaeoflavoprotein AfpA); the encoded protein is MNKKRKIAWGITGSGEKLVETVEIMQQMRDEYHKQFDIRVFISKAGDQVLKYYNLSNTLETKFDKTWTEINSNAPFLAGQIQLGRYAFLLVAPATSNTVAKISLRIADTLLTNAAIMGQKTNTPLYIMPTDFREGIVTTKLPNGKDLELTITKEDAEHVEKLSAMESTNVFENPEEIPAIFREHAEMLK
- a CDS encoding putative transcriptional regulator (cupin domain containing protein) (PFAM: Cupin domain; Helix-turn-helix), with product MKEKMKEIGLRITELRDLSDISIQDMADYLHIPLETYQEYETGKKDIPASILYEIAHKMEVDMGLLLTGEETRMHIFSVTRKGKGVEVGRRKQYQYENLAEKFIHKKAEPFIVTAEPKNDGMKPTTNSHPGQEFDYVLEGVLKIYIHDNEIILNEGDSIFFDSSYEHAMEALESKPAKFLAIVL
- a CDS encoding putative anaerobic dehydrogenase; the protein is MTNRKKEPYPVFNELECKACERCILACRAGVLKMSEDINERGYHYAEYTGKGCTGCGDCYYTCPEPLAVEVHIPRRSRNKDQKTNNDQGDKEEEK